A single region of the Gammaproteobacteria bacterium genome encodes:
- a CDS encoding isochorismatase family protein, whose product MAIWDDVITDTDRAVFAAAGWGKRAGYGKRPAVMVIDVNYNFSGDREEPILDSIKRWRYSCGGVAWSRGIPAIRSILDAARRKRLPVIYTTNPRRQDGFDLGVWTLKSYRAEDEVDVMGHKGNDIVAEVAPLPDDLFIEKRKPSAFFGTTLMSHLNQMGADSLILTGSTTSGCVRATAVDALSYDLRVTIPHEAVFDRGEVSHKIALFDLHMKYVDVTDVADVLEYLEGLEEGLFDETYPPAAKAARQARQEE is encoded by the coding sequence ATGGCGATCTGGGACGACGTGATCACCGATACCGACCGGGCCGTGTTTGCGGCTGCCGGGTGGGGCAAGCGTGCCGGCTACGGCAAGCGGCCCGCGGTGATGGTGATCGACGTGAACTACAACTTCTCCGGCGATCGTGAAGAGCCGATCCTCGACTCGATCAAGCGGTGGCGCTACTCGTGTGGCGGTGTCGCCTGGTCGCGAGGCATCCCGGCGATCCGGTCGATCCTCGATGCGGCACGCCGTAAGCGGCTTCCCGTGATCTACACCACGAACCCTCGCCGCCAGGACGGGTTCGACCTGGGCGTGTGGACGCTGAAGAGTTACCGGGCCGAGGACGAGGTCGACGTCATGGGTCACAAGGGCAATGACATCGTCGCCGAAGTGGCCCCGCTGCCGGACGACCTGTTCATCGAGAAGCGCAAGCCGTCCGCATTCTTTGGCACCACGCTGATGAGCCATCTCAACCAGATGGGTGCCGACTCGCTCATCCTCACCGGGAGTACCACGAGCGGGTGCGTGCGGGCGACTGCGGTCGATGCCCTCTCATACGATCTGCGGGTGACCATCCCGCACGAGGCCGTGTTCGACCGGGGCGAGGTATCTCACAAGATCGCTCTGTTCGATCTCCACATGAAGTACGTGGATGTCACGGACGTTGCCGACGTGCTCGAGTACCTCGAGGGTCTCGAGGAGGGATTGTTCGACGAGACATATCCGCCGGCAGCGAAGGCGGCAAGACAGGCAAGACAGGAGGAATAG
- the rpoD gene encoding RNA polymerase sigma factor RpoD yields the protein MAVSDPVRMYLREIGRVALLTPQQEVELAMLLEAGRRAAEQLESESLSLSTEDRAILERDRRRGDSAQQRLVEANLRLVVSIAKRYVGRGMPLLDLIQEGNLGLMRAVEKFDYRKGFKFSTYATWWIRQSVTRALADQGRTIRVPVHMVETINKLAYAQRRLLQELGREPTIAEIAAELEVDPDRVSELRRIAQDPVSLETPLGEEDDSTLGDFVQDPEADVPVEAAAFKLLQEYVAHALEELNERERQVIVMRFGLEDGRVRTLEEVGKHFSVTRERIRQLETKALAKLRHPARSKRLEGFLGDD from the coding sequence ATGGCGGTCTCCGATCCCGTGCGAATGTATCTGAGGGAGATCGGGCGGGTTGCGTTACTCACCCCGCAGCAGGAGGTCGAACTGGCAATGCTGCTCGAGGCGGGGCGACGTGCCGCAGAGCAGCTCGAGAGCGAGAGTTTGTCGCTCAGCACCGAAGATCGTGCGATTCTCGAGCGGGACCGACGCCGAGGTGATTCCGCTCAGCAGCGGCTCGTGGAGGCGAACCTCCGGCTGGTGGTGTCCATCGCCAAGCGGTACGTGGGACGCGGCATGCCGCTGCTGGACTTGATCCAGGAAGGGAATCTCGGCCTCATGCGTGCAGTGGAGAAATTCGACTATCGCAAGGGCTTCAAGTTCTCGACGTATGCAACTTGGTGGATCCGACAGTCGGTGACGCGGGCTCTTGCCGACCAGGGGCGCACAATCAGAGTGCCGGTGCACATGGTGGAGACGATCAACAAGCTCGCGTACGCGCAACGGCGTCTCTTGCAGGAACTCGGCCGAGAGCCGACGATTGCAGAGATTGCAGCCGAACTCGAGGTGGACCCGGACAGAGTTTCTGAGCTTCGTCGCATCGCTCAGGATCCCGTGTCACTCGAGACGCCGCTCGGGGAGGAGGACGATTCCACCCTGGGTGATTTTGTACAGGATCCCGAAGCCGACGTTCCGGTCGAGGCGGCGGCCTTCAAGCTGCTTCAGGAGTACGTCGCACACGCTCTCGAAGAGCTCAACGAGCGGGAACGACAGGTCATCGTGATGCGGTTCGGACTCGAGGACGGGCGAGTGCGTACGCTCGAAGAGGTCGGGAAGCACTTCAGCGTGACCAGGGAGCGGATTCGCCAGCTCGAAACGAAAGCCTTGGCGAAACTGCGGCATCCGGCCCGGTCGAAGCGGCTCGAAGGATTCCTCGGCGACGACTGA
- a CDS encoding DNA primase yields MAFQRTDIERVRSAVNIVDLLEAVTTVKRTGRSYKAICPFHQEKTPSLSIDIAQGLYHCFGCGAGGDIFRFVQETQGLDFSEAVEYLAAQAGITLHRDPQAARRKGEREALVEAVRLAVSFYNERLRSGVDAGHARAYLRGRGYDGDVIDRFQIGYAPEQWSALIDHLREHKVSEKMMVGAGLAARTSQGRLRDWFRNRVMFPIFDLRGDPVGFGARLLEGTGPKYLNSPETRIYQKARLLYGLNWAKGDISRSGFSVVVEGYTDVIGMHQAGISQAVATCGTALGEDHFDVLRRFADRVVLAFDADQAGAGAAIRGNELRTPVQLDLDVRVAVMPEGEDPADMVQGGRVDELREAIEQSQPLLQFRIERELLEYNLDEPEARARAIRSIVGLLARQPDSLVRREYARFLARKVGSEFAPVLSAVEKAYGGGRSEPVTERPPARRSGIEKAERQLLRALAVNDPGLEGLEIDRDLFDGEDHREAYDLLQSALAGLPPGMRPELGSVVGERNDRIGQMIRSLIVDEQPLEDPAALVRRLEIARIDVQVTEIRRRLEQIDPGSEPQAHSTLFGELIGLERRKREMGKRN; encoded by the coding sequence ATGGCCTTTCAGCGTACCGACATCGAGCGTGTCAGATCTGCAGTCAATATCGTGGATCTGCTTGAAGCCGTTACCACCGTCAAGAGAACGGGCCGCAGCTACAAGGCCATCTGTCCGTTCCACCAGGAGAAGACGCCATCATTGTCCATCGACATCGCTCAAGGTCTTTACCATTGTTTTGGCTGCGGCGCCGGCGGAGACATCTTTCGGTTCGTGCAGGAAACACAGGGTCTCGATTTCAGTGAGGCAGTCGAGTACCTGGCTGCACAGGCGGGTATCACACTGCATCGTGATCCACAGGCCGCCCGTCGAAAGGGGGAGAGGGAGGCCCTGGTCGAAGCAGTTCGGCTTGCCGTTTCGTTCTACAACGAGCGTCTGCGTAGCGGTGTCGACGCAGGCCATGCGCGTGCCTACCTTCGCGGTCGCGGGTATGACGGTGACGTGATCGATCGGTTCCAGATCGGCTATGCGCCGGAGCAGTGGAGCGCTCTCATCGATCACCTGCGCGAGCACAAGGTGTCGGAGAAGATGATGGTGGGCGCAGGCCTCGCAGCCCGGACCAGCCAGGGACGGCTGAGGGACTGGTTTCGGAACCGGGTGATGTTCCCGATCTTTGATCTTCGCGGTGATCCGGTCGGATTCGGAGCCCGCCTTCTCGAAGGCACAGGACCCAAGTACCTGAACAGCCCTGAGACCCGGATCTATCAGAAGGCGAGGCTGCTCTACGGCCTCAACTGGGCGAAGGGGGACATCAGCCGTTCCGGGTTCTCGGTGGTCGTCGAGGGATACACCGATGTGATCGGCATGCATCAGGCCGGTATCTCTCAGGCCGTGGCAACGTGTGGCACCGCGCTTGGCGAGGATCACTTCGACGTGTTGCGCCGCTTTGCCGACCGTGTGGTTCTCGCGTTCGATGCCGATCAGGCGGGAGCCGGAGCAGCGATCCGCGGAAACGAGCTGCGCACTCCCGTGCAGCTGGATCTCGACGTGCGCGTCGCGGTCATGCCCGAGGGAGAAGATCCCGCCGACATGGTGCAAGGCGGGCGAGTCGACGAGCTGCGGGAGGCGATCGAGCAGTCCCAGCCTCTGCTGCAGTTTCGGATCGAACGGGAACTGCTCGAGTACAACTTGGACGAACCGGAAGCACGGGCACGGGCGATCCGATCGATCGTGGGCCTGCTCGCCCGACAGCCCGACTCGCTCGTGCGTCGCGAGTACGCCCGTTTTCTTGCCAGGAAGGTTGGCTCCGAGTTCGCGCCGGTTCTCTCCGCCGTTGAGAAGGCATACGGTGGTGGACGGAGCGAACCGGTGACGGAGCGCCCGCCCGCTCGCCGGTCTGGAATCGAAAAGGCGGAGCGTCAACTTCTTCGAGCTCTTGCAGTCAACGATCCGGGACTCGAAGGACTCGAGATCGACCGGGACCTCTTCGATGGGGAGGATCATCGCGAAGCGTACGATCTGCTCCAAAGCGCGCTGGCCGGGCTACCTCCCGGCATGCGCCCCGAATTGGGCAGTGTGGTCGGCGAACGAAACGATCGGATCGGCCAGATGATTCGATCATTGATCGTCGACGAGCAGCCGCTGGAGGATCCCGCGGCGCTCGTCCGAAGGCTGGAGATTGCCCGGATCGACGTTCAGGTGACGGAGATTCGCCGCCGGCTGGAGCAGATTGATCCGGGATCGGAGCCACAGGCCCATTCCACGTTGTTCGGTGAGTTGATAGGTTTGGAGCGTAGGAAGCGCGAGATGGGAAAGAGGAACTAG
- a CDS encoding amidohydrolase family protein, with product MSEPKTTAVVNIGTLLTGDLTAPIAEAESLLIDDGLIATIGGVSMGDAERVIDVHGATVGPGFIDSHCHVVMGDFTPRQNTIGFLSSYVHGGICQAISPGEIHTPGRPRDRVGVKALAVAAAHWWDTYRPNGMKVHGGAVIIEPVLTDEDFLEIASQGVWLAKFGFGNYQDPADGLPQVKAAQAAGIKVMCHSGGASIPGSKPITVDHLLLLRPDVCGHINGGPTSLDDEGLLTLVNETDLVLQFVQAGNLRSAIHITKAVREAGAEHRVIIGSDTPTGTGVIPLAIIKTMAELCSLAGVEPGLAWAWASGNTTDVYDLESGKVEVGRPADLVVCDAPWGSLADDACSALTRGDIPGISAVIIDGIVRALRSRNTPAASRSVTVTPEIPEPPGSGHV from the coding sequence ATGTCCGAGCCGAAGACCACAGCTGTCGTCAACATCGGGACACTGCTCACCGGTGATCTCACCGCGCCCATCGCCGAGGCGGAGTCACTGCTCATCGATGACGGTCTGATTGCGACCATCGGCGGTGTCTCCATGGGTGATGCCGAGCGGGTGATCGACGTCCACGGCGCCACCGTGGGTCCCGGCTTCATCGACTCCCATTGTCACGTGGTGATGGGCGACTTCACGCCACGGCAGAACACGATCGGGTTCCTGTCGTCATACGTTCACGGCGGTATCTGCCAGGCAATCTCACCCGGTGAGATCCACACACCCGGGCGGCCGCGGGACCGCGTCGGTGTCAAGGCACTGGCGGTGGCAGCTGCGCACTGGTGGGACACTTATCGGCCCAACGGCATGAAGGTGCACGGTGGGGCGGTGATCATCGAACCGGTGCTCACCGACGAGGATTTCCTCGAGATTGCATCCCAGGGCGTATGGCTCGCCAAGTTCGGATTCGGCAACTACCAGGACCCCGCAGACGGGTTGCCTCAGGTCAAGGCCGCACAGGCGGCGGGTATCAAGGTGATGTGCCACTCCGGTGGGGCGTCGATCCCCGGGTCGAAACCGATCACCGTCGATCACCTGCTGTTGCTCCGGCCCGACGTGTGCGGGCACATCAACGGTGGGCCGACGTCGCTCGACGACGAGGGCTTGCTCACGCTCGTCAACGAGACCGATCTCGTTCTCCAATTCGTTCAGGCCGGCAATCTGCGCAGTGCCATCCATATCACCAAGGCTGTCCGAGAGGCCGGTGCGGAGCATCGGGTCATCATCGGCTCGGACACACCGACCGGCACGGGGGTCATTCCGCTGGCGATCATCAAGACGATGGCCGAGCTGTGCTCGCTGGCCGGGGTGGAGCCCGGACTCGCGTGGGCGTGGGCGTCGGGGAACACTACCGACGTCTATGACCTGGAGTCGGGCAAGGTCGAGGTCGGTCGGCCGGCCGATCTGGTGGTGTGCGACGCGCCGTGGGGTTCCCTTGCCGATGATGCGTGCAGCGCTCTGACGCGAGGTGACATCCCGGGCATCAGTGCCGTGATCATCGACGGCATCGTCCGGGCGCTGCGGAGCCGCAACACGCCGGCCGCTTCCAGGTCGGTCACAGTCACCCCAGAGATTCCCGAGCCGCCCGGTTCAGGTCACGTGTGA
- the mmsA gene encoding CoA-acylating methylmalonate-semialdehyde dehydrogenase has protein sequence MTLLPEPQAEYGTLKNYVGGEWKESTGSLRDVVNPATGNVIARVPDSTPKEVAEAVAIAKEAFQEWKHTSVVKRTRPFFHLKCLLEEHKEDLARSLVQEMGKTIKDARAEMLRAIEEIEAACAIPTTTRGYHQENIGPDLNLRVTYIPRGVFFMVPSFNFPAMVPLEYLPYAVAAGCTYINKPSSRVPITQARIFELIDQCGFPPGVINLVHGGANVVNALMEHPDTEGFSFVGSTRVGAALYAKAASLGKRGQAATEAKNHFVVMPDADLDTVVNAALASFFGAGGQRCLAGSVLVPVGEIYEPLRDRFVEAASQWKLGYGLDETVNLGPVVTHRDRDRINGMIDTAVAEGAAPLLDGRNPDVPDWQNGAFVGPTILDGVTPDMKIAQDEVFGPVAAISAVDSLDEAITLIERSRFGHSAMLFTTSGPAARSFESRVPVGNIGINVGVPATQAWATLGGLKESGYGAVHGRGESYLFFTDRKIVAERWA, from the coding sequence ATGACGCTGCTACCGGAGCCACAAGCGGAGTACGGCACGCTCAAGAACTACGTCGGCGGGGAGTGGAAGGAGTCCACAGGCTCTCTCCGGGACGTGGTCAACCCCGCGACGGGGAACGTCATCGCCCGTGTGCCGGACTCGACCCCGAAGGAGGTCGCCGAGGCCGTGGCGATCGCAAAGGAAGCCTTCCAGGAGTGGAAGCACACCTCGGTAGTCAAGCGGACTCGCCCGTTCTTCCACCTCAAGTGCCTGCTCGAGGAGCACAAGGAGGATCTGGCGCGCTCCCTGGTCCAGGAGATGGGCAAGACCATCAAGGACGCCCGCGCCGAAATGCTGCGGGCCATCGAAGAGATCGAAGCCGCCTGCGCGATCCCGACGACTACCAGGGGCTACCACCAGGAGAACATCGGCCCGGATCTCAATCTCAGGGTCACCTACATCCCTCGTGGCGTGTTCTTCATGGTCCCGTCGTTCAACTTCCCGGCGATGGTCCCCCTCGAGTACCTGCCGTATGCCGTGGCAGCCGGCTGCACGTACATCAACAAGCCATCGTCGCGGGTTCCGATCACCCAGGCACGCATCTTCGAGTTGATCGACCAGTGCGGTTTCCCTCCGGGTGTGATCAACCTGGTCCACGGAGGAGCAAACGTGGTGAATGCCCTCATGGAGCATCCCGACACCGAGGGCTTCTCCTTCGTCGGATCCACCCGGGTCGGCGCGGCCCTCTACGCGAAGGCGGCGTCGCTGGGAAAGCGGGGACAGGCGGCGACCGAGGCCAAGAACCACTTCGTGGTCATGCCCGACGCCGATCTCGACACCGTGGTGAACGCTGCGCTGGCCTCGTTCTTCGGAGCAGGGGGTCAGCGCTGTCTTGCTGGATCGGTGCTCGTGCCCGTGGGCGAGATCTACGAGCCGCTCCGCGATCGATTCGTGGAGGCGGCGTCGCAGTGGAAGCTGGGGTACGGGCTCGACGAGACCGTGAACCTGGGCCCCGTCGTGACACATCGCGATCGCGACCGGATCAACGGCATGATCGACACTGCCGTCGCCGAAGGTGCCGCTCCTCTGCTCGATGGACGCAATCCTGACGTTCCGGACTGGCAGAACGGCGCCTTCGTGGGTCCGACGATTCTCGACGGTGTCACCCCCGACATGAAGATCGCCCAGGATGAGGTGTTCGGCCCGGTCGCGGCGATCAGCGCCGTGGACAGCCTCGACGAGGCGATCACGCTGATCGAGCGCAGCCGCTTCGGACACTCGGCGATGCTCTTCACCACGAGTGGCCCGGCGGCCCGGTCGTTCGAGTCACGGGTGCCGGTCGGCAACATCGGCATCAACGTCGGCGTGCCGGCGACCCAGGCGTGGGCGACGCTCGGCGGCCTCAAGGAATCCGGGTATGGAGCCGTGCACGGTCGGGGCGAGTCCTACCTGTTCTTCACCGACCGCAAGATCGTCGCCGAACGCTGGGCCTGA
- a CDS encoding glycosyltransferase encodes MHIAFINPQGNFDPQDRYWTQHPDFGGQLVYVKQVANALTAQGHDVDILTRRIVDPRWPGFEAEQDAYPDGARIVRLHAGPNDRFVCKEDLWPLLGSDWVPNILAFYGADLPDVFTAHYGDGGISAALVRSRTGIPYTFTAHSLGAQKRDGLLAAGESIDEAHYHFERRLEAERVAMNHAGIVITSTNQERSVQYGHPAYEEAIDPSDDRRFAVVPPGVDQSVFSPGVADETTSRQIRAFLERDLEASRIGLPAVVSSSRLDPKKNHRVLIDAFGHNQELRSRANLVLITGAIRDPLRDDGSASPAEKLVLADLRDAIASYGLGGILSGFAISGQRFLADAYRFFAARTSVFALTALYEPFGLAPLEAASTGLPAVVTRNGGPTEVFHDEHGEYGILVDPSDPDDVADGLLRALDQWHHFAEAGRRRVLERYTWDRTAQGYVAAIRRALTHPSHPTEPIPAWCSLRS; translated from the coding sequence ATGCATATTGCTTTCATCAACCCACAAGGGAATTTCGATCCTCAGGATCGATACTGGACCCAGCACCCCGACTTCGGTGGCCAGTTGGTGTACGTCAAACAGGTGGCGAACGCACTCACTGCACAAGGGCATGACGTCGACATCCTCACTCGACGCATCGTCGATCCCCGGTGGCCCGGCTTCGAAGCCGAGCAGGACGCCTACCCCGATGGCGCCCGAATCGTGCGACTCCACGCAGGACCGAACGACCGGTTCGTGTGCAAGGAGGACCTCTGGCCTCTGCTCGGCTCGGACTGGGTGCCCAACATCCTCGCCTTCTATGGAGCGGATCTCCCCGACGTATTCACGGCGCACTATGGCGACGGCGGAATCAGCGCCGCACTCGTCCGATCGAGAACCGGGATTCCGTACACGTTCACGGCACATTCGCTCGGCGCACAGAAGCGCGACGGCCTCCTCGCCGCCGGGGAATCCATCGACGAAGCCCACTATCACTTCGAGCGACGCCTCGAGGCCGAACGCGTCGCCATGAACCACGCCGGCATCGTGATCACGTCGACGAACCAAGAACGATCTGTCCAATACGGTCATCCCGCCTACGAAGAGGCCATCGACCCGAGCGACGACCGGCGTTTCGCCGTCGTACCGCCAGGGGTAGACCAATCTGTGTTCTCCCCGGGGGTCGCCGACGAAACTACCTCTCGACAGATTCGTGCTTTCCTGGAAAGAGATCTGGAAGCCTCTCGGATCGGACTCCCTGCCGTGGTGTCGTCGAGCAGGCTCGATCCGAAGAAGAATCATCGCGTCCTCATCGATGCTTTCGGCCACAATCAGGAGCTGCGATCTCGTGCGAATCTGGTGCTCATCACGGGGGCGATCAGAGATCCGCTGCGTGACGACGGTTCCGCCTCGCCGGCCGAGAAGCTCGTCCTCGCCGATTTGCGCGATGCGATCGCCTCCTACGGCCTGGGCGGAATCCTCTCGGGTTTCGCCATCAGCGGCCAACGCTTTCTCGCCGACGCGTACCGGTTCTTCGCCGCCCGAACATCCGTCTTTGCTCTCACAGCGCTGTACGAGCCGTTCGGACTCGCGCCCCTCGAGGCTGCTTCGACCGGCCTCCCTGCCGTGGTGACTCGTAACGGGGGCCCCACCGAAGTTTTTCACGACGAACATGGGGAGTATGGGATCTTGGTCGACCCGTCCGATCCCGACGACGTCGCCGACGGCCTCCTCAGGGCACTCGATCAATGGCATCACTTTGCCGAAGCAGGCCGGCGTCGCGTGCTCGAGCGGTACACGTGGGACCGCACGGCGCAGGGGTACGTCGCCGCGATTCGGCGGGCCCTCACGCATCCGTCCCATCCCACGGAGCCCATTCCGGCGTGGTGCTCTCTCAGGAGCTGA
- a CDS encoding amino acid synthesis family protein, producing the protein MPSIRKIATFIEDGLTEAGIPVDPLYRKVAVAAVIENPYAGRFSEDLGEIIDFSVGLGDLLANRLVEAMGEQVNGYGKASIVGMKGEVEHGHAFLTTPMANRFREAVGGGRAWISSTGKRGALGTIIDVPLAHKDALKVRSFYDTMTVSVPDAPEPDEVVVIIAGVNRGRPNFRLGGLLLEDMIGEDGLH; encoded by the coding sequence ATGCCGAGCATCCGCAAGATCGCCACTTTCATAGAGGACGGCCTCACAGAGGCGGGCATTCCTGTCGACCCGCTGTACCGCAAGGTGGCCGTCGCCGCCGTCATCGAGAACCCCTACGCCGGACGGTTCTCCGAGGACCTCGGCGAGATCATCGACTTCAGCGTCGGCCTCGGCGATCTCCTCGCCAACCGTCTCGTCGAGGCGATGGGTGAGCAGGTCAATGGTTATGGCAAGGCGAGCATCGTCGGTATGAAAGGCGAGGTCGAGCACGGCCACGCCTTCCTGACCACCCCGATGGCCAATCGCTTCCGGGAAGCCGTCGGCGGCGGCAGGGCCTGGATCTCGTCGACCGGCAAGCGGGGCGCCCTCGGGACGATCATCGATGTGCCTCTCGCCCACAAGGATGCTCTGAAGGTCCGCTCGTTCTACGACACGATGACCGTGAGCGTCCCCGATGCCCCCGAGCCCGACGAGGTGGTCGTCATCATCGCAGGCGTGAACCGGGGTCGGCCCAACTTTCGACTCGGGGGCCTGTTACTCGAAGACATGATCGGCGAGGACGGCCTCCACTAG
- a CDS encoding ABC transporter permease subunit, with product MTTATVRLESPPGFFRRLFQGMPSKLTIIVISLLWVIPSLGLLISSFRNPNLVRTSGWWTALPHLFDGAQWTLVNYKDVLASEGFGNAFLNSLAVSIPATVIPITIAAFAAYSFAWMDFKGRQWLFVAVVGLMVVPLQMTLIPILSLYSRGGHFMGVTIFPNLHLTGTYMAVWLAHTGFGLPLAVYLLRNYIGSLPSSTIESAKIDGASHFTIFWRLVIPLSVPALASFTIFQFLWVWNDFLVALVFLGGTHDVRVVTQALAELNGTRGEAWHLLTSGAFITMVLPLAVFFSLQRYFVRGLTAGSVKG from the coding sequence ATGACAACGGCAACGGTCCGCCTCGAAAGCCCGCCCGGGTTCTTCCGGCGGCTCTTCCAGGGCATGCCCAGCAAGTTGACGATCATCGTCATCTCTCTGCTGTGGGTAATTCCGAGCCTCGGGCTGCTCATCAGCTCGTTCCGCAACCCGAATCTGGTCCGAACGTCAGGATGGTGGACGGCCTTGCCTCACTTGTTCGACGGGGCCCAGTGGACCCTTGTGAACTACAAGGACGTCCTCGCCTCTGAGGGCTTTGGGAACGCTTTCCTGAACAGCCTTGCCGTGTCCATTCCAGCGACGGTGATTCCGATCACGATCGCCGCGTTCGCTGCATACTCGTTCGCTTGGATGGACTTCAAGGGACGCCAGTGGCTGTTCGTGGCGGTCGTCGGCCTGATGGTGGTTCCGCTGCAGATGACCCTGATCCCGATTCTCAGCCTGTACTCACGCGGTGGGCACTTCATGGGGGTGACGATCTTTCCGAACCTGCACCTGACCGGAACCTATATGGCGGTGTGGCTCGCCCATACCGGCTTCGGGCTTCCGCTCGCGGTCTATCTGTTGCGGAACTACATCGGCTCGTTGCCGTCTTCGACGATCGAGTCGGCCAAGATCGACGGAGCGAGCCACTTCACGATCTTCTGGCGGCTGGTCATTCCGCTCTCGGTGCCTGCCTTGGCGTCGTTCACGATCTTCCAGTTCCTCTGGGTGTGGAACGATTTCCTGGTGGCCCTCGTCTTCTTGGGTGGCACTCACGACGTGCGGGTGGTCACCCAGGCGCTGGCCGAATTGAACGGCACCCGCGGGGAAGCCTGGCATTTGCTGACTTCGGGCGCATTCATCACGATGGTCCTCCCACTGGCGGTGTTCTTCTCACTCCAGCGGTACTTCGTTCGTGGCCTGACTGCCGGCTCGGTCAAAGGCTGA